The window CGTTCCTGAGTTGGGCTGTCAAATGGGACTACCTCGCCGAGAATCCGGCCGAAAAGGCCGCCGCGAAAGACGAACTCCCGTCGAAGAACTCGAGTAACAGCGGCGACCAACAGTTCTGGTCGCCCGAACAGCGCCGAACGATCATGGGCTACGTCGACGAGCGTGCGCGAACAGCAATCGACGAGCGCGGCACCGATGCACTCGAGGAGGTCCGCGACCGCGCGCTGGTTGCGCTGCTCGCTTATGCTGGCGTTCGTGGCGCGGAGGTACTGGCCGACTCGCGCGACGAGCGACGAAACGGCTTGCGCTGGCAGAGCGTCGATCTCGAAAACGGCGTGATTACGGTCCTTGGGAAAAGCCAGGACAAAGAGGAGACGGCACTCCCCGACCAAGCGGTCACACCGTTGCGGCGACTCGAAACGATTCTCGACCCCCCGGCAGCCGACTGGCCAGTGTTCCCGTCTCGGCACCCACCGTCGTTGTACAAAGCAATCGACGCCGCGGGACACGAGAAACCGGACGGCGACCCGTGGGGGTATGTCCTTGAAACCGGCATCGAACCGCCGTCGATGAGCACCTCGGGCGCTCGCACGCTGTTGAAGCGCCTCTCCGACGAGGCGGACGTACCGCTCGACGACTCGCCGAAAGACTATCTCACGCTGCACGGAGCCCGCCGTGGTGTCGGCGAGAAACTCTATCGTGAGCGCGGGGCCGCCGCGGCACAACGAACCTTGCGCCACGCCGACCCACAGACAACGTCGGAAATGTACTCGCACATCGAAGCGAGCGAGTTGGCCGAAGACAATACGGCGGTGTTCGACGATGAATGAGCGAAAAATAAACACCTCAAGACACTCGCCGCAGGCTTCTTAGACCGTACCGGACATGAAATGGAGGCAGTCAAGAATTGGTCGCACGACGGGAATTCAGGACACAACCGCGAGTGGGTGTACGATCCCTTCTGGTTTGAGGTTCCGTATAGTCCAGGTGTTGCTGACGTGGCTTGCGATTGTACTGATTGCAATACGTCTGTTGAAGTCGGAGATACGCCAGCGAGAAAGGTGTATGAAGCATGTTAGTCTCCCTCCATTGATTCGGTCGTTGTAATCCCGTATAAAGATGCGTCCGATTTCCGGTTCCGCGGGGAGATACGACACGTCTGTTTCTTTCACGAGGCCTCTGTCCGAATCCCCAACCAACTTGAGAATAAATGTCTTGAACACAACGAGTAGGCTAGGTACGGTCAGGTTGATCTACGGCGTCGTCGAGCTGGTCGATCGGATCGACGCGATCGGCCGTTGTGATCGCGAGGGGGATGTCACCTGTTCCCCTCGGCACAGGCCGAGAGCGGGCACGTCGTCGGCGAGACGATACAGGCGCGGTTCCAACGTGTCGCCGATCGTGCCGGCGTCCGGGTACGGGGTGAGCTACCGACCTCGAAAATGGGCCGGCGATTCTGGTATACGACGTATCTCGACTCATAGAAGGAACTCCTCGCAAGTCTGGACGTAATCGCTGCGGAGCAGGGCAGTTCTGATGCGAGTGTCGTTCTAAAGAACGATCTCTCGGAAGCTGAACGGCAAGAGTACCGGCGTGAGCTCATGCGAGAGCGGCTTGCAGAGGCGTTTAACGGATAATGGTTGCGTCCGTTGTCGGATTGTCGCTTGTGTGACCACCGAGGAGTGGACCAGTCTCGAGGTCGTCAATCGCAAAATTACGGTCCCTCTCCTGAGGATCTTACTTGTCGCTGTCGTTCTCGACGACGTATTGGAATCCGTCCGATTCCTCCGCGTCCTCGCCGATCACGTGATTATCTTTGAAGTAGGGATAGCCTCGTCCGCCGTACGGATCGACACACGTTCCATCGGGATCCTCGTCCTCCTCGTCGCGGTCGTCGGTCATCGCTCACGCTTCTTTCTCACTCCAGCCTATTGAGTATCGCTTTCACATTCCGGAGTACATTCCACCAGTCGCTTACGTTTGTTTCGCGACTTCTTTTTCGATTTTGGGTCCTTTCTAATGCTTATTAGACGTAATGTCTAATGTGTTTTATCCTCTGAATTCCCTGGGGTAATAAAAGGAGGGGCCGTAAATTCAGCGATCTCGGATCGGTCCGTCACGCTCGGTCCGACCGATCGCTTGGTGATGGATTCGATCTGGAGCCGCTGATGTAACTGTCGAGCCTAAACGTCTTGAGGTGGCCACTCTATCAACTCTATATTGCTATACAAATCTCCCACATCGGTATTTTCCTGCTCCTCGTCGAACTACCCATATGACGAGGACCGAACTCCCCGACCCCGAGACTGACAGTACGACGAGCGTCGAACAAGCAATCGCGACCAGGGTGAGTCGCCGGTCGTTCGCCCGAACGCCGGTGACAACCGCGGACGTGAGTCAGGTGCTGTGGGCCACACAGGGAGTCACCCACGAAAGAGACGGGATCGAAATGCGCGCTGCGCCGAGTGCCGGCGCGACGTATCCAATCGTCGCGTTTCTCGAGGTCGCGCCGGACGGCAGCGAACGCCTGGAGGCGGGGCTGTACCGGTACGAGCCGACGGGTCACGCGCTCGAGGTATCGCTCGAAACGACTGTTCACGACGATCTTACGCGCGCCGCGCTGAGCCAGGAAGTCGTGCGGGACGCGCCGGCGACGATCGTCCTGGCGGCAGACTACGATCGAACCCGAACACAGTATCCGGACCACGGCGATCGGTACGTCCACATGGAGGCCGGCCACGCCGCGGAGAACGTCCACCTCGTCTGCGAGTCGCGGAACCTGAATACCTGTCCCGTGGGCGCGTTCTCCGACGCCGATGTCGCCGACGTGCTCGACCTGCCGGGACGACTCGACCCGCTGTACCTGCTGCCGTTCGGCCACCGACGGACTGAGAACTGACCCGGCGTGTTGGGTAGTCGGTCCTTGATGTCGTCCGCTTCGACCCCGGTACGTCCGCCATGAGTTCGTATGCGTCGCCACGAACAGAGCGCCGAACCCGAGTCGAGGCGCGAGTGCTGGTCTCGACCACGCCTGACGTCACTCCTCGGGTGGGACCGTCACCACCGGAATCGGCGACGTTTCGATGGTACGCCGGGTGACGCTTCCGACCAGAAACCTGTGGAGCCCGCTTCGCCCGTGGGTCCCCATGACGATCAGATCGATGTCGTGCTCCGTTGCGTAGTCGACGATTTCACGTGCGACGGGACCGTTCAGTTTTGCCTGCTCGTACTCGAGTCCCTCCCGATCGGCGATTTCGTGTGCCCTCTCGAGTGCATCGGTCACGCGCTCGTCCCACTCTTCTTGCGCCTTGGCTCCCCTGGTCATCTCTGGGATTACCGCCAGCGCGTGGATCGTTGCGTCAGATGGGTTCGCGATCTCTGTAGCCTGTTCGATCGCGTGAATGCTCGGGTCGCTACCATCGGTCGGTGTCAGGATGTGTTGGACCATGGTACCACTAACTGATCTGTACACGATTTGCGTAATAAAGCACGTGGGTGAAAACGACCGTTCCTCTGGGGTGAGATCCTCTTCGCCGTAAAAGGTCGTCTCGGGTAGTCGATGTTAGCATGGTCCTGATACTCGACTCTGACACGTCGGGCGATATCGAATTCACGGAGGCGGTCGCCGTTGACTTGACTGTTGACGAGATCGAGAGCGCTGGCCGTTTTAGCTGTCTTGGCGCTGGCCGGTCGCTCCATTTTTGGTCCCACGGAGAATCTCGGTGAACGAATGCGACTCGAGGCCACCACGATCGACATCGGCACATCTCGTCCGCTGGTCCTGCTGAACACGTTCGACGCGGACGAACTGGGTGCACATCCGCTCGACCGCGTCCGGATCGGGTGGGAGGGGGAGACGACCACCGGGATCGTCAAGCGGACCGACGAACTGGTCGAGCCGGGCATCGTCGGCGTGACCGAACCCCTCCACCACGTACACGGTGACGTCGGGATCACGCTCGCGGGGACGCCGCCGTCGGTCCGGTGCGTTCGGAAGAAACTGGACGACGTCGAACTTGGGCGGGCGGAACTCGAGCGGATCGTCCGGGACGTCCACGAACACCGGCTCTCGGACGTCGAGTTGAGCGCGTTCGTCTCCGCGGTCTACGCGAACGGGCTCTCGCTGGCCGAGACGAAGCACCTGACCGAGGCGATGAGCGGCGTTGGCCAGCGACTGCAGTGGGATCGCCCGGTCGTCGCGGACAAACACTCCATCGGGGGCGTGGCGGGCAACTGCGTGACGCCGATCATGGTCGCGATCGTCACCGAAGCCGGCGTGACGATGCCCAAGACCTCCTCGCGGGCGGTAACCTCGCCGGCCGGCACTGCGGACGTGATGGAGGTCCTCAGTGATGTCGAGTTCTCGATCGACGAGATCGAACGGATAGTCACCGACACCAACGGCTGTCTCGTCTGGGGTGGCGGTGTTGATCTCTCGCCCGTCGACGACGAGATCATCCGTGCGGAGAACCCGCTATCGATCGATCCCGAGGGACTGCTGATGGCGTCAGTGCTCTCGAAAAAACAGAGCGCCGGCTCGACCAACGTCGTGATCGATATCCCCTACGGCGAGGGGGCGAAAGTCGAGAGCCTGGTTGCTGCCCGCGAACTCGCGGACGATTTCAAGCGCGTCGGCGACCACCTGGAGATGGATGTCAGCTGTGCGATCACCCACGGGACCGATCCGATCGGCCGTGGCATCGGTCCCGTCCTCGAGGCCCGTGACGTCCTCGCGGTGCTCGAGGGTAACGGCCCGGATTCGCTCCGGCTGAAGTCGTTGCGGCTCGCCGAGATGTTACTCGAGCACTGTGGTGTCGACGCCTCTGCGACCGAAATTCTCGACTCCGGCAAGGCACTCGAGCAGTTCCGGACGATCGTTGCCGCACAGGGGGGCGATCCGGACGTCGAATCGACGGATCTCGAGCCCGGCGAGGAGTCGACGACCGTCCGGGCAGATCGGGCCGGGATCACGAGTCGCGTCGACAACAGGCAGCTGTCTGACCTCGCACGGCGTGCCGGCGCACCGCGTGACAGCGGGGCCGGACTCGTCGTCCACCGAACGGTTGGCGACGAGGTCGAACTCGGGGATCGGCTGTACACGATCCACGCCGAAACCGAGTCCAAACTCGAGGAGGCAGTGTCGTTCGCCGACCAACTCGAGCCGATCAGGGTTCGGAGCAAGGCCGACGCATTAATCGAACGACGGTAGCGATCGGGGATCGAGGTAGCTAACACACGCTCGCGACGCGACCGGTGGATGATTCACTGTTCCCGTACAATCGTTACAGGAACCGAAGACCGACGGAGTGTGGTCTCTGCGACACTCCCGAGCATGATACGTTCGATGCCACTTCGGCCATGGCTCCCCATGACCACGTGATCAAAATCACCCCCGTCGATGTGGTTGACAATTCCGTGACCCGGCCGTCCATACCGCCAGTTCGTTTCTACGGTTTTGTCGTACTCTTCCGCAATGGCCTGTGCCTTTTCGAACATCTGGTTCGCAGTTCCACGCGCTTTTTCGAGCCATCTGTGCCGATAGTCTTCTACCCCGGCATCAGTATGCTCAGCGAACGGTTCGACGACGTGAAGCACTTCGATAGACGCGTCTGGAAACGTTTCCATCGCGAATCGCAACGATGCATCTGCCGGACCACTACCGTCGTACGGTACGAGAACGCGCGCCCCCATATCTGATGGATTCCAGTATCGTATTTAGTCCTGTGGGGGTATCGATACGACCGGTGTGATGGAACAGCCTCCACATCGGACATCGGTTGGGACCCATTGAACGGGTTGTGGGGGGCTCCGACCGTGACTCGCCCGACTGCCTGAGACTATTGGACCTCTCCGAACTACTGTCGATTTAGTGGCCACTATCGTCATTATGAATTTAAATAATGTGTGGGTAAGTCAAGACTGACGATACCATTCGGTTGACTTTCTACTCAGATGTTGTGGTAGCGACCACCCTTTCACCTGAGGGTATGAGACGTTACTTCGATCAGGACCCTCTCGATAGAGTAGGCCAGGATCTCAGTCTTAACGGGGTAAGAAATCAGTTATGCGTCGTCATCGACGAGAAACATCGCGTCGCTGAGATCGCGTTCCTCGGTCAGTCGAGGCTGGAATACAGCGGCTCGATATGGACTTCGACGTCCGGCACAGTGACAGCAAGAAGTAGACATGGGGACTATTGTATTGCTTGAAAGAGGCAAGTCCACACCTGCGTAATTGTGCTGGATATTTGTTAGAAACGCTAGCACGCCGTTTACTCACAAAACCGGATACGTAATGGGGAACCTCACCAGATTACTTGGTTCAGTGACCTTCGGCGAAGACAACGTCTTGATCAAACAGATTCACAATCTCACTTTCGGAATAGGAGAGTGCCTCCAGTATCTCAGCCGTGTGTTCTCCCTTTTTCGGTGGTTGTGTGGAGAACGTTCCATCGTGAATCGCTGAACTGAATCTGAACGGGAGTGCAGGCGTGACGACCTCCTCATCAGCTTCTGGATTATACGAGTCGACGAGCATCGATCGATCAGCAACGTGAGGATCCGAGTCTACGATGTCACTAACCGTTCGTACTGCACCGGTTGGAACACCGGCATCCATGAGACCCTTCTCGAGTTCGATCGCATCGTACGATTCGAACTCGGCAGTGAACTCATCTTTGATGAGATCACGGTGTTCCAATCTGTCGTCGATTGTCTCGAACCGCTCGTCCTCGAGTAGGTCTTCGCGACCCAGGAACCGACAGAGGCGCTCGTACATCGCTTCAGACAGGGTTGCAAGATAGATGTGTCCGTCTCCCGTCGGAAAGACACCATTTGGTGCACTGCCGATACCCTGTCCACCTGCGCGCTCGGGTAGTTCTCCGGTTCGGTCGTATCGCGAGATCCAGTAGGACATCCACGCAATGGCGACATCGAACAGCGAGATATCGATTTCAGTGCCCGATCCTCCCCGATCTCGCTGGCGGACGGCAGCCAGAATTGCATACGCGGCGTTAGCACCTGTTCCACAATCGATCAGGCTCGCGCGGATTCGGACTGGGGGCCGATCAAGGTAGCCGGTGATTGCCATCAGACCGGAGAGTGCCTGGACACATGGGTCGTATCCGGGATACGAACTGTAGGGCCCAGTTCGGCCAAACCCGGATAGTGAACAATAGATGATGTCTTCGTTTCGTTCACGAA of the Natrialba magadii ATCC 43099 genome contains:
- a CDS encoding tyrosine-type recombinase/integrase, which encodes MDHSNSGASPQGKPLEDALAEFLESKSGNYAANLERVVGQWISYCADRDVRTLESVTKRTMGHYASHLGRRVDAGQSDAVDGGIAASTAHTYYNLVSAFLSWAVKWDYLAENPAEKAAAKDELPSKNSSNSGDQQFWSPEQRRTIMGYVDERARTAIDERGTDALEEVRDRALVALLAYAGVRGAEVLADSRDERRNGLRWQSVDLENGVITVLGKSQDKEETALPDQAVTPLRRLETILDPPAADWPVFPSRHPPSLYKAIDAAGHEKPDGDPWGYVLETGIEPPSMSTSGARTLLKRLSDEADVPLDDSPKDYLTLHGARRGVGEKLYRERGAAAAQRTLRHADPQTTSEMYSHIEASELAEDNTAVFDDE
- a CDS encoding SagB/ThcOx family dehydrogenase, yielding MTRTELPDPETDSTTSVEQAIATRVSRRSFARTPVTTADVSQVLWATQGVTHERDGIEMRAAPSAGATYPIVAFLEVAPDGSERLEAGLYRYEPTGHALEVSLETTVHDDLTRAALSQEVVRDAPATIVLAADYDRTRTQYPDHGDRYVHMEAGHAAENVHLVCESRNLNTCPVGAFSDADVADVLDLPGRLDPLYLLPFGHRRTEN
- a CDS encoding universal stress protein, giving the protein MVQHILTPTDGSDPSIHAIEQATEIANPSDATIHALAVIPEMTRGAKAQEEWDERVTDALERAHEIADREGLEYEQAKLNGPVAREIVDYATEHDIDLIVMGTHGRSGLHRFLVGSVTRRTIETSPIPVVTVPPEE
- a CDS encoding AMP phosphorylase, with the protein product MRLEATTIDIGTSRPLVLLNTFDADELGAHPLDRVRIGWEGETTTGIVKRTDELVEPGIVGVTEPLHHVHGDVGITLAGTPPSVRCVRKKLDDVELGRAELERIVRDVHEHRLSDVELSAFVSAVYANGLSLAETKHLTEAMSGVGQRLQWDRPVVADKHSIGGVAGNCVTPIMVAIVTEAGVTMPKTSSRAVTSPAGTADVMEVLSDVEFSIDEIERIVTDTNGCLVWGGGVDLSPVDDEIIRAENPLSIDPEGLLMASVLSKKQSAGSTNVVIDIPYGEGAKVESLVAARELADDFKRVGDHLEMDVSCAITHGTDPIGRGIGPVLEARDVLAVLEGNGPDSLRLKSLRLAEMLLEHCGVDASATEILDSGKALEQFRTIVAAQGGDPDVESTDLEPGEESTTVRADRAGITSRVDNRQLSDLARRAGAPRDSGAGLVVHRTVGDEVELGDRLYTIHAETESKLEEAVSFADQLEPIRVRSKADALIERR
- a CDS encoding universal stress protein, with protein sequence MGARVLVPYDGSGPADASLRFAMETFPDASIEVLHVVEPFAEHTDAGVEDYRHRWLEKARGTANQMFEKAQAIAEEYDKTVETNWRYGRPGHGIVNHIDGGDFDHVVMGSHGRSGIERIMLGSVAETTLRRSSVPVTIVREQ
- a CDS encoding CaiB/BaiF CoA transferase family protein — translated: MQPLDDLTIVDLTQSIAGPVCTQLLGEMGATVIKVEPPSGDNFRNLMGGSMFTPFNHGKQSVCVNMKTDEGHAIVTELVDEADIVVESFRPGVLEKYDLDYQSVRERNEDIIYCSLSGFGRTGPYSSYPGYDPCVQALSGLMAITGYLDRPPVRIRASLIDCGTGANAAYAILAAVRQRDRGGSGTEIDISLFDVAIAWMSYWISRYDRTGELPERAGGQGIGSAPNGVFPTGDGHIYLATLSEAMYERLCRFLGREDLLEDERFETIDDRLEHRDLIKDEFTAEFESYDAIELEKGLMDAGVPTGAVRTVSDIVDSDPHVADRSMLVDSYNPEADEEVVTPALPFRFSSAIHDGTFSTQPPKKGEHTAEILEALSYSESEIVNLFDQDVVFAEGH